In the genome of Triticum urartu cultivar G1812 chromosome 5, Tu2.1, whole genome shotgun sequence, one region contains:
- the LOC125511300 gene encoding putative pentatricopeptide repeat-containing protein At5g43820 has product MARHLLHRSLSYSSSAADMVVSSIRLLSATNPSKSAPAPAPLQPINRNLDPGAAPPHPPPTTTLLSPADRLRGVFLQKPPGRAALHRALSSTGIDALSPEVLSDVVGRGNLSGSATVDLLDWAISSAKLPPSVQSCNIVIRALGRRKFFSSVEPALEVMRKNGIFPDLTTLQIIMDTLVAARQVNKAVQLLESDQSGLGIGQTCNRKEAFSALIECLCRRSHVGIASSLVQAARGQPFSLDKQVYNDVLGGWARFGRVDKLEHFWAMMLEDGLVPDDVSHCHLIEALGRAGQGEEALRVFEKMVQEGYGPTTMAYNALVFNFISLGDLDRSIKYYKDMVDNNCPPNSDTYCKMIRVHLKARRVADALQMFDDMLAQGILPDTGVITSFIEPLCTFGPPHAALMIYQKSRKAGCTTSLKAYKLLLERLARFGKSGTVLNIWEEMQESGYPSDKEIYEFIVNGLCNVGKVDAAVSVVEESLRKGFCLGRVVYSKLNDRLLEMNKVETAYNLSKKIKHGRTLANSRNYCRANGWHL; this is encoded by the coding sequence ATGGCCCGCCACCTTCTCCATCGTAGCCTCAGCTATTCCTCCTCCGCCGCGGACATGGTCGTCTCCTCCATCCGCCTCCTCTCCGCCACTAACCCTAGCAAATCAGCCCCAGCCCCCGCTCCCCTTCAGCCAATTAACCGCAATCTCGATCCAGGAGCAGCTCCTCCCCATCCTCCTCCTACCACCACCCTCCTGTCCCCGGCGGACCGCCTCCGCGGGGTCTTCCTCCAGAAGCCCCCCGGCCGCGCCGCCCTCCACCGAGCCCTCTCCTCCACGGGCATCGACGCCCTCTCCCCCGAGGTTCTCTCCGATGTGGTCGGCCGCGGCAACCTCAGCGGCtccgccaccgtcgacctcctcgaCTGGGCCATCTCCAGCGCCAAGCTCCCCCCTTCCGTACAGTCCTGCAACATCGTCATCAGGGCTCTGGGCAGGAGGAAGTTCTTCAGCTCTGTCGAGCCTGCCCTGGAGGTGATGCGGAAAAATGGCATCTTTCCGGACTTAACCACGCTGCAGATCATCATGGATACTCTGGTTGCCGCCAGGCAGGTCAACAAGGCCGTCCAACTGCTCGAGAGCGACCAATCTGGGTTAGGAATTGGGCAAACTTGCAACAGAAAGGAGGCCTTCTCTGCTCTCATCGAATGCCTCTGCCGGAGGTCACATGTCGGCATTGCCAGCTCGCTCGTACAAGCCGCCCGTGGACAACCATTCAGTCTTGATAAACAAGTGTACAATGATGTGCTTGGCGGTTGGGCGAGGTTTGGGAGGGTTGATAAGCTGGAGCATTTCTGGGCAATGATGCTGGAGGATGGGCTAGTGCCCGATGATGTTTCGCATTGCCATCTCATTGAGGCATTGGGGAGGGCAGGGCAGGGCGAGGAGGCACtcagggtgtttgagaaaatGGTGCAAGAGGGATACGGTCCAACTACGATGGCCTACAATGCACTTGTTTTCAATTTTATTTCACTGGGGGATTTGGACAGGTCCATCAAGTATTACAAGGATATGGTGGACAACAATTGCCCTCCAAACAGTGACACATACTGCAAGATGATTAGAGTCCATCTGAAAGCACGCAGGGTGGCTGATGCACTTCAAATGTTTGATGACATGTTGGCTCAAGGTATTCTGCCAGATACAGGGGTAATTACATCATTCATCGAGCCACTTTGCACGTTTGGGCCTCCTCACGCTGCCTTGATGATCTACCAAAAGAGTAGGAAGGCTGGATGTACGACATCCTTGAAAGCATACAAGCTTCTGCTTGAAAGGCTTGCCAGGTTTGGGAAAAGCGGGACAGTGTTGAACATTTGGGAGGAGATGCAAGAGAGCGGGTATCCATCCGATAAAGAAATTTATGAGTTTATTGTAAATGGGCTTTGCAATGTGGGTAAGGTTGATGCTGCTGTTTCCGTGGTGGAGGAATCACTAAGGAAAGGCTTCTGTCTAGGGAGAGTTGTTTATAGCAAACTGAACGACAGGCTGCTGGAGATGAACAAAGTGGAGACTGCATACAATTTGTCAAAGAAAATCAAACATGGGCGCACACTTGCTAATTCACGCAACTATTGTCGTGCTAATGGTTGGCACCTGTGA